From the genome of Bubalus kerabau isolate K-KA32 ecotype Philippines breed swamp buffalo chromosome 13, PCC_UOA_SB_1v2, whole genome shotgun sequence:
TAGGTAAACCCAAACTGAAGGACATTCTACATATTAACTGACCTGTAATCTTAATAAAAATCAGATTAAATCAAGTCAAgttttcaacttcagcttgtttACGTGCGGGTGGCTAGGAAAACATGGGGTTTGGTCCTCTCTAGACAAAAGAACCTGGGGCAAAAAGTACCCTGAATAGAGCTGCAAGGAGGCACCAATGCTTCTACTGATGCCCAAATAAGTACCTGTGAGCCTCTAGGCaaagataataatgataatataacAGCTACCATAGTTTAGAGAGCACTTATGATGTGCCAGGATTACTGCTTCAAGCTTTATATGCATCTTCCTAAAATATTCAACATCCTATAATATTTCTTACTATGAAGCCAAAGCACACAGAAGCTAAGCAACTGGCCCCAAGTCACATGATTATCAAGTGGCAGGATGACGATTTGACTCCAGAGGCCTAGTTGTAAAATCCACTCCTCTAGACAATGGAGTCAGGTATCTGTCTCCCCACCCTCATTCTCCCTTGCCCACACGAACTCTTGCAGAGATTGGACAGATACATCTTATGCTGGAGGATGGGGGACTTACCTGCACAAAAGGGGTTACTGGGGTTGAAGTTCAAAGCAAATTCATGGGAAACCTGAGGGCAAGAATAAAACTGAGGTAATGAGGTTCTTTCCCCATGACCACTTGTGTGCTAAGAAAAAGGGCACTAGAATATGTACAAAGTGTTATCTAGGAGGTATTTAGTCCTGAGTGTCTGTTGTATACATGCCTGTATGGATGAATCCCTGCAATTCCACATAAAGCTGGGTGCCAAGTAGAAAGTTTACCACATCCCCCCTGATCAGGACCATGAAACCAAAAACAGGAGCAGTGGAGGGGAGAAAACACTCACCTGCCAGTCAGGGGGTACCTGGGCCCCAAATCCAAATGCTGGGAACAGCTTGTCCCTGTGAGTAGACAGCAAAGGGGGGAAGAGGCAGTGAGAGGACCACGAGCCCGGAGCTAACAGCATCTGCAGGGAGCGGCGAGGAGTAAGACAAAGCTGCTTACGAGTCATAGTCCTGAACCACACTGCCCACGCTCCACAGTGCTGTAAGGTACTCATTGACCCCTGTTGGGCTCAGGTAGTGCAGAGAATCAGGTGAGGAAGGGTCTCCGTTGGAGCCTGTGAAGTCCACGCCCACCTGTGGGAAGGGGAGGAGCGGAGTTGAAGGCCATCTTCGAGCCCCAGATCTGTCTTCTTGCCCCTGATGAAGCAACTTACAGTGAAGTTGATTTGACAGCCTCCCATCACATAGTCCAGGAATGAATGTTCTGTTTCTACCTGTAGTTGAAACCAGGGTTATAGCTGGAGTGAAGGGATTGGGGTCATGGAGCTTAGGAGTCAAAGGCTGGGTCACATGGGCTATTGTCTCACCTGACACATCTTGACACAGATAGTTCCAGAGTTCttgtaacttttctttttctgctgtttCTCAGGGTGAATGCATTCAAACTCAGCCtggtaaggaaagaaaaattagagtAGAAAACTTCCAGAGCCTCAGCCAGGATGGGAGCTGCCTTGCATTCCCTCTATTCCTGAGGCTGTAGTCCCTAAGTCCACCTCAATATCCCTGAGCCAGCACTCACTGGGGCTGCTTGCAGCTGAGCCAAGCTGGTGTGGAAGGTACCAATGAGGTCATGTGAGCCATCCCTGTCATGATCGGAGCATCGCACCTAGGAgggaaggtgtgtgtgtatgtcaagaCCAGGAGGCGGGTGGCAGGTGAGAATAAATTCCTCCCTAGACTCTGCCCCTGCTCAGTCCATTCAGGAGGCAAGCTCCTCACCTGGATGGGTGTACTGGGGTCTCCCCCACAGAAATGTTGAAGGGGAACAGAGAACCGTTTCCAAGTAGGATTCAGGTTGTTCTTGATGACCTGAGGGTGGAGTACAAAGCTTCCAGTGAATGCTGGGTTGGCATGTGGGGAGCTGCCATCCTTCCCTAGCCATAAGCAGACTCCTCCCTGTGCTCCAAATCTTGGTAGTCACAAACCCCAGGAGATTCTCTCCTGCTCCGTCACACCCTATCCCAGGGGGCTCACACCTCTGATCTGTATGCCAGGTGCCATTTCCCATCACCCTGACGGAAAAACTCCAAGAACGGATCCGATTTTCCCAGGAAGTCCTGTCAATGTCACAGAGACCCCAGTTATAAGACTCAGGCAGAGACAAACACTATGCAAGACCTCtatcccctcccaccctcccacctccaataCACCACCCCTGTCTGCTTAATTCTTGAACCCCCAGGGCCTCCTTCCATACACACCTTCTTATCCAGGTTTCTGGCTTCCACCTCCATGGTCACTACACGATTATCTTTCAACTCCTGAGCTGAGACCTAGGTAGGGGAGGCAGGAGACTGTATCGTCTCATGAATTCCTCACTGATATGAGCACACTCCCCCACCAAACCCCAGCCTTACCGTGATGGTCCCCCGCCCAGCAGGCTTTCCGGGCTTCAGCATCAAGGGCAGAGTTAGCATCCGACTGGATACAATCTAGGGCAGGGGATGGGGGACCAAGATCTCAGACAAGGTTAGGTCCTGTTGACCCCCACCTCCAAGTTCTAGGCTTTCTGGGTTATCTCATAGGGCTCTGACTCAACCTGTGTCTGAAGGATTCTAACCCTTGGACCTACATACCTGTCCCAGGGAACACTCAGCTCCTCCTAGGAAGTCATCGTCCCCCAGCTCAGGTGTCTTGTTGTCTATGTCATAGATGCCAAATCGGAGCTTTTGGACTGTTTCAAAGTGGTACTCAAGCTGCAGAGTCTTGGAGAACTCAGGGCTCGAGCAGTTCTGTACTTGCTCAGTCCGGCCAAGCTGTGGGCAAGAAGCCAATAAGCATCACAGTCATGCACCTTCCACCCCCAAACAGTCCTAGCATCCCTCCATGACTTTAACTCCCATAGTCCTTCTTACCTCAGTCCAGTTACCCCCTCCCACATCCTGTAAAAGGACACAGAGTGGGTCAGACTTGGAGCCGATGTCCTTGTCGATGAGGTGGTCACATGAAACAGACAGCTgaaccaaggtcacacagtgggccatctgggggcgggggggagggggggttggAAAAGACACAAATTAGCCACCGAGGACCCTTTTCCACCTTTCCCTGACTGTAGGTCCCAACTTGTAAAGCCAGTCAGCTTCAGCCAGGCAAGGCTGAGCCTGTGTCTATCCCCATGACACctaaggaaaagaaggccctataGGTTCCAAACGCCTCCAATCCCCTTGGGTAGGCTCAATGGGATGGGAGATGGCGATTACAGCCAACCCTGATCCAAGAAAATGACAGTAAAATGCAGAAACAGTGTACTTGCCTCCATCAACAACTCTGACCCGAAACTAGTCCTCAGCCCCAAATTGGGTCCTAATCCCAATAATGCTCCCTGGACCTGGACCCCAAACTTGATCTTCTCAGAGAGCAATCATTCTCACTCTGATGCCTTTACTGGCCTCAGATCAGACCTGAGTCCGAGTTCTAAGCCCAACACTGCCCAAAATACAACCGTGATCCAGATTCTGCTTCCCAAAGTCTCTTCCTTCAGTGATTCCCCACTAACCCTGGGGATCTACATCTTGAGGTAGCGTTACGATCCTCATGCTGATTCTCCTAGCCTCTAATCAGCTGTTCAGGTCCAGCTCCTATTTGTACGACCTAGTCCAAGCCCATCATCTCTCACCAGCCCTACTGCATCACCTTTTAAGAGGTCTCCTTAGCCTACCTATGCCATTCTCACCTCTTCTCATCCTCACACCAACAGGTTCCTCTCAATACAGCAACTATGGTGACCCTGTTAAAACATGGGTCATGTCATACCTCTACCAAAACCCAATAAAGATTTCCCATTCCTTAGAAAAAATCCAAACTCTGTGTTGGCCTACAAGGTCatgtaatggtaaagaatctgcctgccaatgcagaagctgcaggagatgaaggttcaatccctgggtcaggaagatcccctggaggatggcaattcactccagtattcttgcctgggaaatcccacacagaggagcctagtgagttacagtccatggggttgctcagagtcggacaccactgagtgcacacacacaagcacacactaACAAGGTCTTGAAAGATCTAGATCTGACTTGACCCCTCTTGCTCATTCTATTCTGGCCACACAGTCTGCTTGTCATTCCACAAATATGCTTGTTTCTACCTCAACACCCAGAAGGTTCTTCCCTCGTATAATCCACATGGCTTGCTGTTGCCTTACGATGTCTCTAGGTCTCTATTCAAAATCATCTTCTCTATTTTGAATGAAAAGGTTCTCCTTTTCTGGCCATTCTGAAATTTCAACTCTGCTTCTACTGATACATCACATACTTATTTcctgctttttttctctttagtatTTATCACCAACatactgtatatatttatatgctttGTCTTTCCCATTAGAATGTACACTCCATGAGGGAAGGGATACTTATCTGTTCTTTCCACTGCTCTATCTCAAGCACCTAGATAATATTTGTTGAACGAAATCTTAAAGGCCATCTCCAGCCCCTGCTTCCATCTCAGCCTGGTCTAAACCGATTGGCTGTCAAACAGCACCAAAGCATCTCCAGTTCATCCATCTCCTTTGCTAGAAACACTATCTTCTTGCATGGATCACCATGACGTCCATATAAACCCATTTTCCTAAGTCACCATAACAGTTATCCTCAGACTCTTCACTAACCCTCTGTCCCCGCTGACCAATACACCTGCAGACCATCTGTGCCAAGAGTGCAGACGAGGTCAGATCCCTCACCTAGCCTCATCTAGCATTCCAGGTTTCCCAGCACTATTCCCCAGGATGCCTCTAGCCTCAACCTCCCCTAAATCGACCCTGAAGTCAATCCCTCGCCCAACCCAGCCCACAGTCAGTGCTATTCCCATCTTGGTGCCTCACGGTCTCCATCTCAAATGCTGTTATCAAGCAAAACTGGAATGATTTTTAAGAGTTCAATCTGCTTCATATACTGTCCTTCCATAGCATCTGAGCCTTTGCTTGAATGTATCCAATGATGGAAAACCCACCACTCTTATAATTCAATTATCAGAAAGTCCTGCTCCATCAAGTTCTATCCAAATCAACCCAAGTGAATTCTCACTTCTACACATTAttcctatttcttcttcaatCTAAAATCTGACAAGAAAGCTTTATTTCATCGCCCTCTGAGAACCATCGAAAACCTGGAAGCAGTGAACCCCAAGCTAAAATCTGGAGAAATAGCCCTAGTTCTTTTGAATATTGCCACCAAAATGTGGAGTTTAGACTTCTGACCAGAAGTCACTGCTTTGCAGGTCTTTGCAGAGAACAACACATACTCCCTAAGGGAATGGGACCGTAACTTAAGCCCAGGTCATAACTGGACCCCACACTTCTCACTTTACACGTTCTCTCAGGCAGTGTTTGCACAGTACGGAGACAAGGAAGAATGCTCATTTCACTACTGCTCAACAGTGGAAAACGTGAGACAGCTTAAAGGTCTATCAATTAGGTGGTGACTAAGTAAATTACGGTAATTAGTCAATGGAATGCCGAGCAGcaagtaaataaacaattaaGGCAGAAGTATATTGGtagcatatgaaaaaataaagttgcaAAAAATGGTAAGAAAAGTTAACCCCATTTCAAACTTCaattgtatgtgtatacatgatagatttaaatatatatgcaaaataaatacAATCACATTAAAAAATGGAAGACACACCAAATAAATGCAACTTTTAGGTACACTTCAGAGGAATGGAATAAAGGTGGTAATTTTACATACTCTTAGACACTTCTAAACAACcacctaggtggcacagtggtaaagaatctgcctgccaattcaggagacgcaggtttgatccctgggtcaggaagaccccctggagaaggaaatcgcagcccactccagtgttcttgcctggagaatcccatggacagaggagcctggcaggctacagcccatggggtcacaaagagttggacacaactgagcaactctcacacacagacacttctacattatttcaatattttaaactattttgtattttttaaagggaCTCACCTTTTCCCCCCAATCCACTCCTCCAGGTCCTCCTGACAATATTCTAACCCCAAGCCTCCACACACTTTGCACATAACTTCAGACCGCTTTGTTTCCTGCCTCGTTTTTTCATCCTATCAGTGTCTTACCTAGTCATCCTTCATGACACCTTCCTGAAAGTCTCCACCCTAACTAGAAGCCCTATATATATCTGCTCACGGCCCTTAGGTTCAAAGCCTAATTCCCTAGCACAGCCACAGGCACAACTCTAGAGGACCAATCTATACAGAATTAACTAACTGTGTAATATGATGATTTTGCATCTATAATGCAACCTCCAAAGCCTTTTCTGACTGTTCTACCTCCTGTCATTCCACCACTGACCCAACTAGTCATTGAAGGCTATTTCTTGATCCTcaaacacacacagccacacaacTTGCTGATACCTCTGAGTTTCTTCCCTAGCAAATGCCTTGTCATCCATGGTTATGCTATGACATTATTCCTTTCCGAAGTCTTGCCCACCTTCCCCAGGTCGGATTTCTCTCTCCTGTGGATGACTGCAGCAGTTTCTTCAGCAGCTTTTCTGTATAtacgtgtgcacacatgcacacatacacacacacaaaattcatcAGCCAAACAGAAACCAGCACATGCCATTTCTCTGCTTAAAACTCTGGAATGGCTTCCCAAAAtgctcaaaataaaataatccaaagTTCTTACCACAGTCTACAAGGTCCTGCAAGAGCTGACCCTCACCTAACTCATCATCTTGTTATGTACCTTCCAGACAGGTTTCATTTCTGATCCACATACACTCAACATCCATCTCATTCTTCACTTCAGAGCCTCTCTGCACTATCTTCCcccctgtgaaagtgttagtcgctcagttgtgtctgattctttgggaccccattgactctagccctccaggctcctccatccatgggagtttccaagcaagaatacttccCCCATATATActccagaaaataaataagctgtATTAGAGTAGGAACTATGTCTGGTTTGCCTATCTCTTTATGTATAATACCTACAACAGTACCCATCCTATAGTAagaactcagcaaatatttagtgACTTAATGTTGAAACCATTACAACAGAATTTTTACTTTTGTCTGTCTACCTTCATAATCTGGACTCCTTGGAGCTAGGGGTATTATTTCTGCATCCTTAATACTAGTGCTTAGTTGGTACTCATAACCATTCACTGATTAAAAGGCACATTCACTGATTAAGAGCTTCTGCTCAACTCAAACTTTCAGGCCTCTTCCATTTGAACTAATGTCCGGCAGTAACACACAAGTTGTACTCTTCTACAAACTAGCCTTTACAATTTAAAGGCAGGACTCCTAGAATTCAATGTTAAATGACAAGTCAACttaaaaaatgggtaaaaaaaaaattctgatctgATACTTCACAAAGGAAAACATATGAACTGGAAATAATCTAAGGAAGAAGTCATTAATAGCACTGGTTaccagggaaataaaaattaaaaccacagtgagatattatTACCTACCCGTCACAATGGCTACAAGTAAAAAAAACTGACAACGCCAAAtcttggcaaggatgtgaaacCCTCACACAGTGTAAGTGAAGGTGTGAAAGGTACTGCTTTGATGGTCTGGGAGCTTATTAGAAAACCAAACACATACCTAGTCTAAGAGCACCCACATCCTAGTCTTTTATccacaataaataaaaacattatgttcacaaaaagacttgtacatgaatgttcatggcagctttattcataatagccaaaaatttGAAACAGCCCAGGTATCCATCAGTATAAGAACGGTATGTTTGTATATGTAAGAGAAAACTGCTcagcaaaaacagaaacagactattCATATCTGCAACATAAATGAATCAGAAGCATAAAATGCACTTACACTCTATCGAGTTTTAGGACAGGCAAAAAAACTAttgtgaaaaaaaattcagaatagtgGTTGTCCTTCCCCTGTTGCCCAGGGGAAGAGCAGGTATTAACTGTGAAGAGGCAGAAGAGAATTCTAGGGAGAATGTAAGTTCTTTACCCAGATGGGAATGTGGGTCACAGGTGTATTTACCCTTTTCATCTAATGGTACACTGAAGTTATATTCATcttattatatgtaaattttatcaACCCCCTGTCCCAAAACTCATCAAATATATTCAACTCAAGGCATACTGAAATGTTTATGGGTGAAGTACGCTGATGCTTGCAACTACTTTGAAATGcaccaaaaattaaaatgatttatggAATGCACAGATGTAGTAAAATATGGGAAATTTTAAACTATACAATCTAAGCGGTGGGTATATGGGAATTCACTGTataattttttcaacttttctgtttGTTCAAAGTTTTCGTAATAAAATGCTAGGGAGTGGGAGAAAAatggaaggggacttccctggtggtccactggttaagaatctgctttccaattcaagggacacaggtttgatccccagttggggaactgagaccccacatgccatgggggaACGAAGCTTGAGCGCCACAACTAGAGCACCCTTTTGCCACTCCTGAGCCTGCATACTGCAATCAAAGATCTGCACGATGCAACAAaggtcctgtgtgctgcaactgagacctgatacaatcaaaagaattttttttaaataaaaaaatgttgagggaaaaaCTTAAATGGAAGACTACAGGTTTATTCCTGATAAAGACTCTGAGTGAACTATAAGAGCATTAGCAGCAGTTAACTGTGGTGGTAAGATTATAGGACAACAACTGGACCTGTGGCTCTTCCCCTCTATAACTTCTTAAAAGATCCCAGAAAAAGATGCTTTTGAGCTGAGTCAAACACATGGGGAGAGTAAGGAGCTTCCTCTTGTGCCAGGCCTCAATTTCTGGTAGGCCAGAGCCTTCTATTTCTGGTCTGTTACCAAAACCACCTTCTTCACAGCTGGTCCTATTCTTGTTTGTCTCTTCTCTGACCAGACTAAAACCACAATCGGAGTGCTGAGGGCCCGTTATCTGTCTCAGAAGCATACAGGGCTGGCTTTCATTCTGAGAGGTCAGAGCTTCCTGGataactagttttattttttcacaaatcTGATTTTTACTTTCTCATAGTGCTTCTTATAAGCTAATTTTATAATGTGCAGTTTTCCATCCTTTGAGTCATATTGCCTTTAAACTTTCAAATGCATGGGTTTATTCTCCTAAATCCTGTTTATCTCCCTTAAATTTCATCTCCAAACCTGCCCATTTGGAAATTTTCTACAGTTAAAACTAGTCCGTGTCAGTCTTCTATCTCATTATCTCTTTAACAGCCACATACTTTACACCAATCTCATTTACTTTTCATCTACGGTCATTAATCTCATGGGATTTTCAGTATCCTTTATAGAGATTGGagttttataaaactttattaaatataacatttaagTGAGTCAATAAAAGAATCTCaagaattttttcatttatttttgcaacAGATCTGGCTAATATTTGTCAGGTCTTTTGTGTACTTGCTTCTGAATCAGCACATCTTGCCTGGATGTCTGTAGTCATCTTCTAACTGGTCTTGCCATTTCCACTCTTGGTCCTttcccatctgttttccatggtgaAGTCAGAAATCTTCCCTGACTCCAACCAACAAAACCCAGCTTCTCACAAACCTATCAAAATGTGTAACTTACTTGCATACTATCTATTCCCCCTACCAAATTATAAATTCAACAAGGGATGGACCAGATTTGTCTTATTTCCATTCCAGTGACTCATACATAGGAGGTGCTTTATAAATAACTGCTAAGTTAATGCTAAAAGAAAGGAGTGATAACTTAAGGATCCTCAGAAATAACCCAAATAAAGCCCTGGCCTGATGCTAAAGCCATCAAGGGAGAAGTGAGTAGTCTAGGAACATCCAATACAAAAGACTAGCTTGTTCTCTCTCTGTGCACCCACAATTCACATCTTTCCACCTGGGGAATTGCAAATGGAAACAACTAAGTGTTCAGCAACCACGTTTTCTGCTTCTGCTTTCCACCACTTGGGAGTCTCATTCCTTTCATTTGCCCTTGTAGCTCGCTTTCCTCTGCTTACCCCATCACCAGCCTAACTTAGAGCTTCCCACGCCTCATACCGACAGGATACTTTTCCCACTGCTCCTTAAAGAAACTATACTctca
Proteins encoded in this window:
- the LOC129625889 gene encoding copine-1 isoform X3, yielding MKMMHMAHCVTLVQLSVSCDHLIDKDIGSKSDPLCVLLQDVGGGNWTELGRTEQVQNCSSPEFSKTLQLEYHFETVQKLRFGIYDIDNKTPELGDDDFLGGAECSLGQIVSSRMLTLPLMLKPGKPAGRGTITVSAQELKDNRVVTMEVEARNLDKKDFLGKSDPFLEFFRQGDGKWHLAYRSEVIKNNLNPTWKRFSVPLQHFCGGDPSTPIQVRCSDHDRDGSHDLIGTFHTSLAQLQAAPAEFECIHPEKQQKKKSYKNSGTICVKMCQVETEHSFLDYVMGGCQINFTVGVDFTGSNGDPSSPDSLHYLSPTGVNEYLTALWSVGSVVQDYDSDKLFPAFGFGAQVPPDWQVSHEFALNFNPSNPFCAGIQGIVDAYRQALPQVRLYGPTNFAPIINHVARFAAQAANQRNASQYFVLLLLTDGAVTDVEATREAVVRASYLPMSVIIVGVGCADFEAMEQLDADGGPLHTRSGEAAARDIVQFVPYRRFQNAPREALAQTVLAEVPTQLVSYFRAQGWAPFKPPPSAAKGPAQAPQA
- the LOC129625889 gene encoding copine-1 isoform X4, whose protein sequence is MAHCVTLVQLSVSCDHLIDKDIGSKSDPLCVLLQDVGGGNWTELGRTEQVQNCSSPEFSKTLQLEYHFETVQKLRFGIYDIDNKTPELGDDDFLGGAECSLGQIVSSRMLTLPLMLKPGKPAGRGTITVSAQELKDNRVVTMEVEARNLDKKDFLGKSDPFLEFFRQGDGKWHLAYRSEVIKNNLNPTWKRFSVPLQHFCGGDPSTPIQVRCSDHDRDGSHDLIGTFHTSLAQLQAAPAEFECIHPEKQQKKKSYKNSGTICVKMCQVETEHSFLDYVMGGCQINFTVGVDFTGSNGDPSSPDSLHYLSPTGVNEYLTALWSVGSVVQDYDSDKLFPAFGFGAQVPPDWQVSHEFALNFNPSNPFCAGIQGIVDAYRQALPQVRLYGPTNFAPIINHVARFAAQAANQRNASQYFVLLLLTDGAVTDVEATREAVVRASYLPMSVIIVGVGCADFEAMEQLDADGGPLHTRSGEAAARDIVQFVPYRRFQNAPREALAQTVLAEVPTQLVSYFRAQGWAPFKPPPSAAKGPAQAPQA
- the LOC129625889 gene encoding copine-1 isoform X2; this translates as MEAPEKRDWTHLWGGSCSRFSPLSVGRKSELAGRHGGLKMAHCVTLVQLSVSCDHLIDKDIGSKSDPLCVLLQDVGGGNWTELGRTEQVQNCSSPEFSKTLQLEYHFETVQKLRFGIYDIDNKTPELGDDDFLGGAECSLGQIVSSRMLTLPLMLKPGKPAGRGTITVSAQELKDNRVVTMEVEARNLDKKDFLGKSDPFLEFFRQGDGKWHLAYRSEVIKNNLNPTWKRFSVPLQHFCGGDPSTPIQVRCSDHDRDGSHDLIGTFHTSLAQLQAAPAEFECIHPEKQQKKKSYKNSGTICVKMCQVETEHSFLDYVMGGCQINFTVGVDFTGSNGDPSSPDSLHYLSPTGVNEYLTALWSVGSVVQDYDSDKLFPAFGFGAQVPPDWQVSHEFALNFNPSNPFCAGIQGIVDAYRQALPQVRLYGPTNFAPIINHVARFAAQAANQRNASQYFVLLLLTDGAVTDVEATREAVVRASYLPMSVIIVGVGCADFEAMEQLDADGGPLHTRSGEAAARDIVQFVPYRRFQNAPREALAQTVLAEVPTQLVSYFRAQGWAPFKPPPSAAKGPAQAPQA
- the LOC129625889 gene encoding copine-1 isoform X5, coding for MEAPEKRDWTHLWGGSCSRFSPLSVGRKSELAGRHGGLKMAHCVTLVQLSVSCDHLIDKDIGSKSDPLCVLLQDVGGGNWTELGRTEQVQNCSSPEFSKTLQLEYHFETVQKLRFGIYDIDNKTPELGDDDFLGGAECSLGQIVSSRMLTLPLMLKPGKPAGRGTITVSAQELKDNRVVTMEVEARNLDKKDFLGKSDPFLEFFRQGDGKWHLAYRSEVIKNNLNPTWKRFSVPLQHFCGGDPSTPIQVRCSDHDRDGSHDLIGTFHTSLAQLQAAPAEFECIHPEKQQKKKSYKNSGTICVKMCQVETEHSFLDYVMGGCQINFTVGVDFTGSNGDPSSPDSLHYLSPTGVNEYLTALWSVGSVVQDYDSDKLFPAFGFGAQVPPDWQASRALWMPTARPCPKFGSMVPPTLHPSSTMWLGLQPRLQIRGMLRNTSCCCC